A portion of the Bubalus kerabau isolate K-KA32 ecotype Philippines breed swamp buffalo chromosome 1, PCC_UOA_SB_1v2, whole genome shotgun sequence genome contains these proteins:
- the TMEM259 gene encoding membralin isoform X2 produces the protein MSEHAAPGAPGPGPNGGGGGGGGGGGGGGQAPARGPRTPNLNPNPLINVRDRLFHALFFKMAVTYSRLFPPAFRRLFEFFVLLKALFVLFVLAYIHIVFSRSPINCLEHVRDKWPREGILRVEVQHNSSRAPVFLQFCDGGHGSFPGLAVEPDGLELEEEEEEEEELTMDMFGNSSIKFELDIEPKVFKPPGGPEALNDSQEFPFPETPPKAWPQDEYIVEYSLEYGFLRLSQATRQRLSIPVMVVTLDPTRDQCFGDRFSRLLLAEFLGYDDILMSSVKGLAENEENKGFLRNVVSGEHYRFVSMWMARTSYLAAFVIMVIFTLSVSMLLRYSHHQIFVFIDLLQMLEMNMAIAFPAAPLLTVILALVGMEAIMSEFFNDTTTAFYIILIVWLADQYDAICCHTNTSKRHWLRFFYLYHFAFYAYHYRFNGQYSSLALVTSWLFIQHSMIYFFHHYELPAILQQIRVQEMLLQTPPLGPGTPTALPDDLNNNGGIPPITPDAASQSPALGPGLPGAGGGPGPVAEAPSSLVAAAASVAAAASGDLGWMAETAAIITDASFLSGLSASLLDRRPGSPLSPSGGLLRAPQDSAPASNSPGSDAVSQTTGGGRPNPASTDLVDTPSEVGS, from the exons ATGTCGGAGCACGCGGCACCCGGGGCCCCGGGGCCTGGGCCCAACGGCGGTGGTGGCGGTGGCGGTGGCGGCGGTGGTGGCGGCGGCCAGGCCCCCGCGCGCGGGCCTCGCACCCCCAACCTCAACCCCAATCCTCTCATCAACGTGCGCGACCGGCTTTTCCACGCTCTCTTCTTCAAGATGGCTGTCACCTACTCGCGCCTCTTCCCGCCCGCCTTCCGTCGACTCTTCGAGTTTTTCGTGTTGCTCAAG GCCCTGTTCGTGCTCTTTGTCCTGGCCTACATCCACATCGTCTTCTCCCGCTCACCCATCAACTGCCTGGAGCACGTGCGTGACAAGTGGCCCCGTGAGGGCATCCTGCGGGTAGAGGTGCAGCACAACTCGAGTCGCGCGCCCGTCTTCCTGCAGTTCTGTGATGGTGGCCATGGCAGCTTCCCCGGCCTGGCCGTGGAGCCAGATGGCCTGGAgctagaggaggaggaggaggaggaggaggagctgaccATGGACATGTTCGGGAACAGCTCCATCAAG tttgaactggacatcgAGCCCAAGGTGTTCAAGCCACCAGGTGGCCCCGAGGCCTTAAATGACAGCCAGGAGTTCCCattccctgagacgcccccaaaAG CCTGGCCGCAAGACGAGTACATCGTGGAGTACTCGCTGGAGTACGGCTTCCTGAGGTTGTCGCAGGCCACGCGCCAGCGGCTCAGCATCCCTGTCATGGTGGTCACACTGG ATCCCACGCGGGACCAATGCTTTGGTGACCGCTTCAGCCGCCTGCTGCTGGCCGAGTTCCTGGGCTATGATGACATCCTCATGTCCAGCGTGAAGGGCCTGGCGGAGAACGAGGAGAACAAAG GCTTCCTGAGGAATGTGGTGTCTGGGGAGCACTACCGCTTCGTGAGCATGTGGATGGCCCGCACGTCCTACCTGGCCGCCTTCGTCATCATGGTCATCTTT ACCCTGAGCGTGTCCATGTTGCTGCGCTACTCCCACCATCAGATCTTCGTCTTCATTG ACCTGCTGCAGATGCTGGAGATGAACATGGCCATCGCCTTCCCCGCAGCGCCCCTGCTGACCGTCATCTTGGCCCTCGTGG GAATGGAGGCGATCATGTCTGAGTTCTTCAACGACACCACCACGGCCTTCTACATCATCCTCATCGTGTGGCTGGCTGACCAGTATGACGCCATCTGCTGCCACACCAACACCAGCAAGCGGCACTGGCTTCG GTTCTTCTACCTGTACCACTTTGCCTTCTACGCTTACCACTACCGCTTCAACGGGCAGTACAGCAGCCTGGCACTCGTCACCTCCTGGCTCTTCATCCAG CATTCCATGATCTACTTCTTCCACCACTACGAACTACCCGCCATCCTGCAGCAGATCCGTGTCCAGGAGATGCTGCTGCAGACACCACCACTGGGCCCCGGCACCCCCACAGCCCTGCCAGACGACCTGAACAACAATGGAGGCATCCCACCTATCACCCCCGACGCTGCCAGCCAGTcccctgccctgggccctggCTTGCCAGGTGCTGGCGGGGGCCCCGGGCCTGTGGCTGAGGCACCTAGCTCCCTGGTGGCCGCAGCGGCCTCAGTGGCTGCAGCAGCCAGTGGTGACCTGGGTTGGATGGCAGAGACGGCTGCCATCATCACAGACGCCTCCTTCCTGTCTGGCCTGAGTGCCTCTCTCCTGGACCGGCGGCCAGGCAGCCCCCTGAGCCCCAGTGGGGGGCTCCTACGGGCCCCCCAGGACAGTGCCCCTGCAAGCAACTCTCCAGGGTCTGATGCAGTCTCTCAGACCACCGGCGGGGGCAGGCCCAACCCTGCGTCCACCGATCTAGTGGACACACCCTCGGAGGTCGGCTCCTGA
- the TMEM259 gene encoding membralin isoform X1, whose protein sequence is MSEHAAPGAPGPGPNGGGGGGGGGGGGGGQAPARGPRTPNLNPNPLINVRDRLFHALFFKMAVTYSRLFPPAFRRLFEFFVLLKALFVLFVLAYIHIVFSRSPINCLEHVRDKWPREGILRVEVQHNSSRAPVFLQFCDGGHGSFPGLAVEPDGLELEEEEEEEEELTMDMFGNSSIKFELDIEPKVFKPPGGPEALNDSQEFPFPETPPKAWPQDEYIVEYSLEYGFLRLSQATRQRLSIPVMVVTLDPTRDQCFGDRFSRLLLAEFLGYDDILMSSVKGLAENEENKGFLRNVVSGEHYRFVSMWMARTSYLAAFVIMVIFTLSVSMLLRYSHHQIFVFIVDLLQMLEMNMAIAFPAAPLLTVILALVGMEAIMSEFFNDTTTAFYIILIVWLADQYDAICCHTNTSKRHWLRFFYLYHFAFYAYHYRFNGQYSSLALVTSWLFIQHSMIYFFHHYELPAILQQIRVQEMLLQTPPLGPGTPTALPDDLNNNGGIPPITPDAASQSPALGPGLPGAGGGPGPVAEAPSSLVAAAASVAAAASGDLGWMAETAAIITDASFLSGLSASLLDRRPGSPLSPSGGLLRAPQDSAPASNSPGSDAVSQTTGGGRPNPASTDLVDTPSEVGS, encoded by the exons ATGTCGGAGCACGCGGCACCCGGGGCCCCGGGGCCTGGGCCCAACGGCGGTGGTGGCGGTGGCGGTGGCGGCGGTGGTGGCGGCGGCCAGGCCCCCGCGCGCGGGCCTCGCACCCCCAACCTCAACCCCAATCCTCTCATCAACGTGCGCGACCGGCTTTTCCACGCTCTCTTCTTCAAGATGGCTGTCACCTACTCGCGCCTCTTCCCGCCCGCCTTCCGTCGACTCTTCGAGTTTTTCGTGTTGCTCAAG GCCCTGTTCGTGCTCTTTGTCCTGGCCTACATCCACATCGTCTTCTCCCGCTCACCCATCAACTGCCTGGAGCACGTGCGTGACAAGTGGCCCCGTGAGGGCATCCTGCGGGTAGAGGTGCAGCACAACTCGAGTCGCGCGCCCGTCTTCCTGCAGTTCTGTGATGGTGGCCATGGCAGCTTCCCCGGCCTGGCCGTGGAGCCAGATGGCCTGGAgctagaggaggaggaggaggaggaggaggagctgaccATGGACATGTTCGGGAACAGCTCCATCAAG tttgaactggacatcgAGCCCAAGGTGTTCAAGCCACCAGGTGGCCCCGAGGCCTTAAATGACAGCCAGGAGTTCCCattccctgagacgcccccaaaAG CCTGGCCGCAAGACGAGTACATCGTGGAGTACTCGCTGGAGTACGGCTTCCTGAGGTTGTCGCAGGCCACGCGCCAGCGGCTCAGCATCCCTGTCATGGTGGTCACACTGG ATCCCACGCGGGACCAATGCTTTGGTGACCGCTTCAGCCGCCTGCTGCTGGCCGAGTTCCTGGGCTATGATGACATCCTCATGTCCAGCGTGAAGGGCCTGGCGGAGAACGAGGAGAACAAAG GCTTCCTGAGGAATGTGGTGTCTGGGGAGCACTACCGCTTCGTGAGCATGTGGATGGCCCGCACGTCCTACCTGGCCGCCTTCGTCATCATGGTCATCTTT ACCCTGAGCGTGTCCATGTTGCTGCGCTACTCCCACCATCAGATCTTCGTCTTCATTG TGGACCTGCTGCAGATGCTGGAGATGAACATGGCCATCGCCTTCCCCGCAGCGCCCCTGCTGACCGTCATCTTGGCCCTCGTGG GAATGGAGGCGATCATGTCTGAGTTCTTCAACGACACCACCACGGCCTTCTACATCATCCTCATCGTGTGGCTGGCTGACCAGTATGACGCCATCTGCTGCCACACCAACACCAGCAAGCGGCACTGGCTTCG GTTCTTCTACCTGTACCACTTTGCCTTCTACGCTTACCACTACCGCTTCAACGGGCAGTACAGCAGCCTGGCACTCGTCACCTCCTGGCTCTTCATCCAG CATTCCATGATCTACTTCTTCCACCACTACGAACTACCCGCCATCCTGCAGCAGATCCGTGTCCAGGAGATGCTGCTGCAGACACCACCACTGGGCCCCGGCACCCCCACAGCCCTGCCAGACGACCTGAACAACAATGGAGGCATCCCACCTATCACCCCCGACGCTGCCAGCCAGTcccctgccctgggccctggCTTGCCAGGTGCTGGCGGGGGCCCCGGGCCTGTGGCTGAGGCACCTAGCTCCCTGGTGGCCGCAGCGGCCTCAGTGGCTGCAGCAGCCAGTGGTGACCTGGGTTGGATGGCAGAGACGGCTGCCATCATCACAGACGCCTCCTTCCTGTCTGGCCTGAGTGCCTCTCTCCTGGACCGGCGGCCAGGCAGCCCCCTGAGCCCCAGTGGGGGGCTCCTACGGGCCCCCCAGGACAGTGCCCCTGCAAGCAACTCTCCAGGGTCTGATGCAGTCTCTCAGACCACCGGCGGGGGCAGGCCCAACCCTGCGTCCACCGATCTAGTGGACACACCCTCGGAGGTCGGCTCCTGA